CGCCGCGCTGGATACCCCAGCTCATGACGCGCATCCACGCGTACTCCCAGCGCTCGGGTCCGTGCCCGACGCGCACGGTGCGCTCGAAGGGGCGGTAGCCGCGCGGCGGGTAGCGCATGAGGTCGGGCGCCTGGGTGGCGCCGACGGCGCCGTAGGTCACGGGTACGCGCCAGAGCCGGGCGAGCTCGCCGTGCGCGGAGGCGGCGGGGGCCGTCGACCGTCGCGGGGCGTCGCCGGGGGGCGCGGACGCGGGTGACACGCGTCGATTCTCCCAGATTTCCGGATGGAAGCGCTAACGATTCGAGGAAGAGTCGCTTTCACCGCCGCGCAGCTCCCACGGGAGCTCATCCGCGTCGAGTTCGACGGGCTCCTCGGGCGGGCGGTCGAAGGGCCCGGGCGCGGGACCCAGCCCGTAGCCGAGGCGCGCGATGCCGTCGACGCCCGACGGGCCCTCGCCCACCATCCGGCGACGTGCGCGGCGCAGGCCCGGCAGCGGCGCATCCGTGCCGAGGATGAGGCGCACGGCGCTCTCGGCATAGCGGCGCTGGAAGATGCGGACACCGGCGCGCACGGCGGGCGCAAGCCACCGCCAGGGGCCGCGCGAGACGCGCGTCACGGTGCGCGTGATGAGCCACACCGCGCCATCCGCGTCTCGCTCGACGAGGAAGCACTCCTCCCCCGTGAGCGGATGCGCGGGTCGCGTGCCGTAGCCGAAGCCGCGCATCCGGGGCTCCTCGGCGACCCAGACGACCCGCACGGGCTCGAACTGGCGCACGAGCCGCGAGCGGTACGTCGTGTCGTAGTAGCGGCCGGCCACGACGCGCTCGTCGTCGGGCACGACCTCGAAGCCGATCGCCGTCTTGATGCGCCACCCCGAGACGACCGCGACGGCCCGCTTCCACAGGGCATCGCCCTCGCCGAGGCGGATGCGCCGCTCGCGCACGCGGAATCCGGGCGGCACCTCGGCGCCCGGCCGCGACATCCCGACCTCGGAGTAGGTCAGCCCCGCGGGCGGCTCGGCACCCATGCGGGCTACTTCTTGTCCTTGGCCTTCTCGACGTCGCCCGAGAGCGCGGCGATGAACGCCTCCTGAGGGACCTCGACGCGACCGACCATCTTCATGCGCTTCTTGCCCTCCTTCTGCTTCTCGAGCAGCTTGCGCTTGCGCGTGATGTCGCCGCCGTAGCACTTGGCGAGCACGTCCTTGCGCATCGCGCGGATGTTCTCGCGCGCGATGATGCGGGCGCCGATCGCCGCCTGGATGGGCACCTCGAATTGCTGGCGCGGGATGAGCTCGCGCAGGCGCGTCGCCATCATCGTGCCGTAGGCGTAGGCCTTGTCCTTGTGCACGATCGCGCTGAACGCGTCGACGGTCTCGCCCTGCAACAGGATGTCGACCTTCACGAGCTCGCCCGGCGCCTCGCCCGCGGGCTCGTAGTCGAGCGACGCGTAGCCCTGCGTCTTCGACTTCAGCTGGTCGAAGAAGTCGAACACGATCTCGCCGAGCGGCAGCGTGTACTTGAGCTCGACGCGGTCCTCGCCGAGGTAGTCCATCGACTTGAGGGTGCCGCGACGCGACTGGCAGAGGTCCATGATCGCACCCACGTAGTCCTTGGGTGCGAGGATCGACGCGTTGACGATCGGCTCGAGCACCTCGGCGATCTTCGTGCCGGTCGGGTACTCGGAGGGATTCGTGACGGTGACCGTCTTCCCGTCGTCGGTCGTCACCTGGTACGGCACGCTCGGCGCGGTCGTGATGAGGTCGAGGTCGAACTCGCGGCGCAGGCGCTCCGTCACGATCTCGAGGTGCAGGAGGCCGAGGAAGCCGCAGCGGAACCCGAAGCCGAGCGCGACCGAGGTCTCCGGCTCGTACTGGAGGGCGGCATCCGAGAGCTTGAGCTTGTCGAGGGCCTCGCGCAGCTCGGGGTAGTCGGCGCCATCGATGGGGTAGATGCCCGAGAACACCATCGGCAGCGGGTCGGTGTAGCCGGGCAGGGCCTCGGATGCGGGCTTCGCGGCGCTCGTGACGGTGTCGCCGACCTTCGACTGGCGCACGTCTTTCACGCCCGTGATGAGGTAGCCGACCTCGCCCACGCCGAGCCCCTTGGAGGGCGCGGGCTCGGGCGAGCTCACGCCGATCTCGAGGATCTCGTGGGTGGCCTTCGTCG
The Protaetiibacter sp. SSC-01 genome window above contains:
- a CDS encoding DUF1990 family protein — its product is MGAEPPAGLTYSEVGMSRPGAEVPPGFRVRERRIRLGEGDALWKRAVAVVSGWRIKTAIGFEVVPDDERVVAGRYYDTTYRSRLVRQFEPVRVVWVAEEPRMRGFGYGTRPAHPLTGEECFLVERDADGAVWLITRTVTRVSRGPWRWLAPAVRAGVRIFQRRYAESAVRLILGTDAPLPGLRRARRRMVGEGPSGVDGIARLGYGLGPAPGPFDRPPEEPVELDADELPWELRGGESDSSSNR
- the lepA gene encoding translation elongation factor 4, giving the protein MSPRALKPLPPAATDPARIRNFCIIAHIDHGKSTLADRMLQITGVVADRDMRAQYLDRMDIERERGITIKSQAVRMPWQLGADTFALNMIDTPGHVDFTYEVSRSLAACEGAILLVDAAQGIEAQTLANLYLALENDLEIIPVLNKIDLPAADPDKYARELAQLIGGDPDDVLRVSGKTGMGVEELLDRVVERIPAPVGVADAPARAMIFDSVYDSYRGVVTYVRMVDGQLSPRERIQMMSTKATHEILEIGVSSPEPAPSKGLGVGEVGYLITGVKDVRQSKVGDTVTSAAKPASEALPGYTDPLPMVFSGIYPIDGADYPELREALDKLKLSDAALQYEPETSVALGFGFRCGFLGLLHLEIVTERLRREFDLDLITTAPSVPYQVTTDDGKTVTVTNPSEYPTGTKIAEVLEPIVNASILAPKDYVGAIMDLCQSRRGTLKSMDYLGEDRVELKYTLPLGEIVFDFFDQLKSKTQGYASLDYEPAGEAPGELVKVDILLQGETVDAFSAIVHKDKAYAYGTMMATRLRELIPRQQFEVPIQAAIGARIIARENIRAMRKDVLAKCYGGDITRKRKLLEKQKEGKKRMKMVGRVEVPQEAFIAALSGDVEKAKDKK